The Lacticaseibacillus pabuli region AGTGGCCTTTTTTTGCGCGCTAGTTCAATGCTTGCCGAACCTGTGCTTTGAGGACGGGCAACACATCGCTGGCAAACCAGTCGTTCCGGTGCAGCCAGCCATAGTTCAAAGGCGAGGGGTGCACCAGTGGGAAGTACTCCGGCAAATAATGGTCAAAGTTGTGGACAGTTGCCGTCAGTGTCTTTTCACGGTCCGCGCCGAGATAATACTTGATGGCGTAAGCCCCGATGAGTAGCTTCAGCTGCAACTTTGGCATTCCCGCCAGCAGTGGCGCGTGCCATTTCTCCGCGAAGCCTTTGCGTGGCGGCAGGTCGCCGCTCTTGCCCTTGCCTGGATAGTAGAAATCAATCGGCATCACGGCAATTTTGCCAGAATTGTAGAATTCATCTTTCGAAACGCCCATCCAGTCGCGCAGACGATCACCACTAGGGTCATTCCAAAACACCATCGATTCCTGCGCCTT contains the following coding sequences:
- a CDS encoding uracil-DNA glycosylase family protein — encoded protein: MDQFNEIHQGIMADPANAAFTAQGIAPLYHVTADATIIIISQAPSRKAQESMVFWNDPSGDRLRDWMGVSKDEFYNSGKIAVMPIDFYYPGKGKSGDLPPRKGFAEKWHAPLLAGMPKLQLKLLIGAYAIKYYLGADREKTLTATVHNFDHYLPEYFPLVHPSPLNYGWLHRNDWFASDVLPVLKAQVRQALN